The following are from one region of the Paenibacillus sabinae T27 genome:
- a CDS encoding Nif3-like dinuclear metal center hexameric protein → MLAKGQTVIQYMEQLAPKHVAEEGDKIGLQLGSLHKEITGVLIALDVNDEVVEEAIARGCNLIIAHHAIIFRPLQQLQTDTPMGRIYEKLIKNDIAVYISHTNLDITDGGMNDWMAEAIGIENAAPLKDVHTEQLSKLVVFVPKDHHQKVLDAVLNAGAGWIGNYSHCSFNIEGYGTFLPREGANPYIGQQGKIERAEEIRIETIVPQGIRSKVIQAMLKAHPYEEVAYDLYSMDLKGRSFGLGRVGKLKEPTTLGQFVETVKAGLNVDKVRVVGDLDRPVLKAAVLGGSGGKFLGSAIFRGADVLVTGDIDYHTAQDALMAGVALIDPGHNAEKIMKVKVAEWIKAKLTEHKYGTPVYASEVNTEPFRFV, encoded by the coding sequence ATGCTTGCCAAAGGACAAACCGTAATTCAATATATGGAACAGCTTGCTCCTAAGCATGTAGCGGAGGAAGGCGACAAAATCGGCCTGCAGCTTGGAAGTTTGCATAAAGAAATTACCGGCGTTCTGATTGCGCTCGATGTGAATGACGAGGTCGTGGAGGAGGCAATTGCCCGCGGCTGCAATCTCATTATTGCCCATCATGCGATTATTTTCCGGCCGCTGCAGCAGCTCCAGACGGATACTCCTATGGGGCGGATCTACGAGAAGCTGATCAAGAACGATATCGCTGTGTACATCAGTCATACGAATCTGGATATAACCGATGGTGGCATGAACGACTGGATGGCCGAGGCGATTGGCATCGAGAATGCCGCTCCACTGAAGGATGTTCATACCGAACAGCTGTCCAAGCTCGTCGTCTTCGTACCGAAGGACCATCACCAGAAGGTGCTGGATGCCGTCCTGAACGCCGGGGCGGGCTGGATCGGCAATTACAGCCACTGCAGCTTCAACATTGAGGGCTATGGCACGTTCCTTCCCCGAGAAGGAGCGAACCCTTACATCGGGCAGCAGGGCAAAATCGAGCGCGCAGAGGAAATCCGGATCGAGACGATCGTTCCCCAAGGGATACGCAGCAAGGTCATTCAGGCGATGCTCAAGGCCCATCCTTATGAGGAGGTCGCCTATGACCTCTACTCGATGGACCTGAAAGGACGCAGCTTCGGTTTGGGCCGGGTAGGCAAGCTCAAAGAGCCGACTACGCTGGGACAATTCGTGGAGACGGTTAAAGCGGGTCTGAACGTAGATAAGGTGCGCGTGGTGGGTGACCTGGATCGGCCTGTCCTCAAAGCCGCCGTGCTCGGGGGATCGGGCGGTAAATTCCTTGGCAGCGCGATCTTCCGCGGAGCCGATGTGCTGGTCACAGGCGATATCGACTACCATACGGCGCAGGATGCGCTGATGGCCGGCGTGGCGCTGATCGATCCCGGACATAACGCCGAGAAGATTATGAAGGTTAAGGTGGCCGAATGGATCAAGGCCAAGCTGACGGAGCACAAGTATGGAACACCGGTGTATGCTTCCGAAGTGAATACGGAGCCGTTCCGGTTTGTATAA
- a CDS encoding tRNA (adenine(22)-N(1))-methyltransferase, producing MKLSQRLGLLLEQIPQGSKLADIGSDHALLPLAAVQTGRAVSAVAGEVNPGPLRAAQKAVQDAGLTKRISVRQGDGLEVLRPEEADCITIAGMGGALIASILNRGLLEGKLEGVRTLLLQPNVGEDILRRWLLDNGWVLTAEALLEEDGKRYEVLTAVPEDPEAGLTNKGLYAEAAMAGGERPYRMETLLNMGPWLIRQPGPVFFAKWQDEISKLERIRQSLSRSELESADNKRSEIGELIEEITEVLACLPKDKP from the coding sequence GTGAAATTATCGCAAAGATTGGGGCTGCTGCTGGAACAAATTCCGCAGGGCTCGAAATTGGCCGATATCGGCTCGGACCATGCACTGCTGCCATTGGCGGCGGTGCAGACCGGGCGCGCCGTAAGCGCGGTGGCCGGGGAAGTGAATCCCGGACCGCTGCGCGCGGCTCAAAAGGCTGTGCAGGATGCGGGACTTACGAAACGTATTTCCGTTCGCCAGGGGGACGGGCTGGAAGTGCTCCGGCCGGAAGAGGCTGACTGCATCACGATTGCGGGCATGGGCGGCGCTCTGATCGCCTCAATTCTGAACCGGGGCTTATTGGAAGGCAAGCTGGAGGGCGTAAGGACGCTGCTGCTTCAGCCCAATGTCGGTGAGGATATTCTCCGCCGGTGGCTGCTGGATAACGGCTGGGTGTTAACCGCCGAAGCTCTGCTTGAGGAAGACGGCAAACGGTATGAGGTGCTTACCGCCGTGCCGGAAGATCCCGAAGCGGGACTGACCAACAAAGGCCTGTATGCGGAAGCGGCTATGGCGGGCGGAGAGCGTCCGTACCGGATGGAAACGCTGCTGAACATGGGCCCTTGGCTGATCCGGCAGCCTGGCCCGGTCTTTTTTGCCAAATGGCAGGACGAAATATCGAAGCTGGAGCGTATCCGGCAATCGCTCTCGCGCTCGGAGCTGGAATCTGCCGATAACAAACGCTCGGAGATCGGGGAACTTATTGAGGAGATCACGGAGGTGCTGGCATGCTTGCCAAAGGACAAACCGTAA
- the rpoD gene encoding RNA polymerase sigma factor RpoD gives MANDQHTELETEFTLDQVKDQLIESGKKRSSLNIKDIMEKLSPFDQDPEQMDEFYEQLSDLGIEVVNDNDEEVTLRPNDESESGDGDDFSFDDDLSLPPGIKINDPVRMYLKEIGRVPLLSADDEVELAMRIKNGDEEAKRRLAEANLRLVVSIAKRYVGRGMLFLDLIQEGNMGLIKAVEKFDHNKGFKFSTYATWWIRQAITRAIADQARTIRIPVHMVETINKLIRVSRQLLQELGREPAPEEIAAEMELSVEKVREIMKIAQEPVSLETPIGEEDDSHLGDFIEDQEALAPADAAAYELLKEQLEDVLDTLTEREENVLRLRFGLDDGRTRTLEEVGKVFGVTRERIRQIEAKALRKLRHPSRSKRLKDFLE, from the coding sequence ATGGCGAACGATCAGCATACCGAACTGGAGACGGAATTTACGCTCGACCAGGTCAAAGATCAGCTTATTGAGTCTGGCAAGAAAAGATCTTCACTGAACATTAAAGATATTATGGAGAAACTGTCGCCATTTGATCAGGACCCCGAGCAAATGGATGAATTCTATGAGCAGCTCAGTGATTTGGGAATTGAAGTCGTTAATGATAACGACGAGGAAGTGACGCTTCGTCCAAATGACGAAAGCGAGAGCGGAGATGGCGACGATTTCAGCTTTGACGACGATTTGTCGCTCCCGCCCGGAATCAAGATCAACGACCCTGTCCGCATGTACCTGAAGGAAATCGGACGGGTGCCGCTGCTCTCGGCCGACGATGAGGTTGAACTGGCCATGCGGATCAAGAACGGCGATGAAGAAGCGAAGCGCCGTCTGGCTGAGGCCAACTTGCGTCTGGTCGTCAGCATCGCGAAGCGTTATGTGGGCCGGGGAATGCTCTTCCTCGATTTGATCCAGGAAGGCAATATGGGTCTCATCAAAGCGGTTGAGAAATTCGACCACAATAAAGGCTTCAAATTCAGTACGTACGCTACATGGTGGATCCGGCAGGCCATTACCCGCGCCATTGCCGACCAAGCGCGGACGATTCGTATTCCCGTTCATATGGTGGAAACGATTAACAAGCTGATCCGGGTGTCCCGTCAGCTCCTGCAGGAGCTGGGGCGCGAACCTGCGCCGGAAGAAATTGCGGCCGAAATGGAGCTTAGCGTCGAGAAGGTTCGGGAAATCATGAAGATTGCCCAGGAGCCGGTATCGCTTGAAACCCCGATTGGGGAGGAAGACGATTCCCATTTGGGCGATTTTATTGAAGATCAGGAGGCGCTCGCTCCTGCGGACGCAGCCGCTTACGAGCTGCTTAAGGAACAGCTGGAGGATGTGCTCGATACGCTGACCGAGCGTGAGGAGAATGTGCTCCGCCTGCGCTTTGGCCTTGACGACGGCCGGACCCGGACGCTCGAGGAAGTCGGCAAAGTCTTCGGCGTTACCCGGGAGCGGATTCGTCAGATCGAAGCCAAGGCTTTGCGGAAGCTGCGCCATCCGAGCCGCAGCAAACGGCTCAAGGATTTTCTAGAATAA
- the dnaG gene encoding DNA primase: MASGHGNIPEEVIESVLAKHDIVDTVGKVVHLTKRGKYLWGLCPFHSESTPSFTVTPDRGVFHCFGCGMGGNAIKFRMEIEGLSFPEAVKIMAEESDIPMPEGAGGIQSAHNPEIDRLLQAYEWSAKFYHYLLKNTEHGKAAMDYLRSRKFSDKMIDQFQIGFAPDRWDTLLQFLERRQFDLAEMERGGLLSARSEGKGYIDRFRGRIIFPIANRAGKVVAFAGRILGEGQPKYLNSPESKLFNKSRILYNLHQSKASIRKTRQLVLFEGYGDVISAWESGVHNGVATMGTSLTENHASMIKALADEVVIAYDGDRAGQAAALKALSMLEAVDLRVKVAVIPGGMDPDEFVSQYGGERFREQIIESAVSTVKFKLIYLKKNHILLEEDGKIAYVKEALPIIASLHSSTEREVYLKEIAAELELSYESLKQDCNLLRASMQKNIPEGDNNDKRWNNGRHKKGQVQARALLPAYHAAERSLLSLMFQDSDAAAYVNEHLGEDFNIDDHAAIAAYLYAYYAQGKPPDISRFLSSLQDDRLEKIAASISMMESPPDWSPQVLDDYIREVRKYPVQRMMDKKREEMIEAEKAGDFLRAAQIASEIIALDRQ; the protein is encoded by the coding sequence GTGGCAAGCGGACACGGCAATATTCCCGAGGAAGTTATCGAAAGCGTGCTGGCGAAGCATGATATTGTCGATACCGTAGGAAAGGTTGTCCATCTGACCAAACGGGGGAAGTATTTATGGGGCCTCTGCCCGTTCCATTCGGAAAGCACCCCTTCCTTCACAGTAACTCCGGACCGCGGAGTGTTTCATTGCTTCGGCTGCGGCATGGGCGGAAATGCCATCAAATTCAGGATGGAAATCGAAGGGTTATCCTTTCCCGAAGCCGTCAAAATTATGGCCGAAGAAAGCGACATTCCGATGCCGGAAGGCGCGGGAGGCATTCAGTCTGCGCATAATCCGGAGATTGACCGGCTTCTCCAGGCATATGAATGGTCTGCGAAGTTCTATCATTATCTGCTGAAAAATACGGAACACGGCAAAGCCGCCATGGATTATTTAAGATCCCGGAAATTCAGCGATAAAATGATCGACCAATTCCAGATCGGATTTGCCCCGGACCGCTGGGATACGCTTCTGCAGTTTCTGGAAAGACGCCAATTTGACCTCGCCGAAATGGAGAGAGGCGGGCTGTTGTCGGCCCGAAGCGAGGGCAAAGGCTATATCGATCGTTTTCGCGGCCGGATTATTTTTCCGATTGCGAACCGTGCCGGTAAAGTGGTGGCTTTTGCCGGAAGAATTCTCGGGGAAGGGCAGCCGAAATATTTGAACTCCCCGGAGAGCAAGCTTTTTAACAAAAGCCGGATATTGTACAATCTGCACCAATCCAAAGCATCCATCCGCAAAACGCGGCAGCTCGTTCTATTTGAAGGCTACGGGGATGTCATCTCGGCTTGGGAATCGGGTGTGCATAACGGCGTGGCGACGATGGGGACTTCGCTGACGGAGAACCATGCGTCGATGATCAAGGCTCTTGCCGACGAAGTCGTAATCGCTTATGACGGAGACCGGGCGGGACAAGCTGCGGCGTTGAAGGCTCTGTCGATGCTTGAAGCTGTGGACCTGCGAGTCAAGGTGGCGGTGATTCCCGGCGGTATGGACCCCGACGAGTTCGTCTCCCAGTACGGGGGAGAGCGCTTCAGGGAGCAAATCATTGAATCTGCGGTTTCAACGGTGAAATTTAAGCTTATATATCTGAAAAAAAACCATATACTCCTAGAGGAAGACGGCAAAATTGCCTATGTCAAGGAGGCACTCCCCATTATTGCTTCCCTTCATTCCTCTACGGAACGGGAAGTATATTTGAAGGAAATAGCCGCCGAGCTCGAACTAAGCTACGAGAGCTTGAAGCAGGATTGCAATTTGCTCAGGGCCTCGATGCAAAAAAACATCCCCGAAGGGGATAATAACGACAAAAGGTGGAATAATGGTAGGCATAAAAAAGGGCAAGTGCAGGCAAGAGCCCTTCTTCCGGCTTACCATGCCGCGGAACGGAGTCTGCTGTCCCTGATGTTTCAGGATAGCGACGCGGCCGCTTATGTTAACGAACATCTCGGAGAAGATTTCAACATCGATGATCATGCGGCGATTGCCGCTTATCTATACGCCTATTATGCGCAAGGCAAGCCGCCGGATATCAGCCGGTTTCTGTCCTCGCTGCAGGACGACCGGCTGGAGAAGATCGCGGCCTCCATTTCCATGATGGAATCGCCTCCCGACTGGAGTCCGCAGGTACTGGACGATTATATCCGTGAAGTGCGGAAGTATCCCGTGCAGCGTATGATGGATAAGAAGCGGGAAGAGATGATTGAGGCGGAAAAAGCCGGTGATTTTTTGCGTGCGGCACAAATTGCAAGTGAGATTATAGCCCTAGACAGACAGTGA
- a CDS encoding YaiI/YqxD family protein, with protein sequence MNSTDARGRTIVVDADACPVKKETADIARVSGVPVMMVSSYAHELRGGEGVDVIHVDNSDQSADLYIANHVKSGDIVLTGDYGLAALVLAKGCHVLSFRGQTYDETNMDMMLEGRHARAKERRRGHHTKGPKPFTAEDRNFFQHKLTKLLNLLQENVQL encoded by the coding sequence ATGAACAGTACGGATGCTCGGGGAAGAACGATAGTGGTCGATGCGGATGCCTGTCCGGTCAAGAAGGAAACGGCGGACATCGCCCGCGTTAGCGGCGTCCCGGTGATGATGGTGTCGTCTTACGCCCATGAACTTCGGGGCGGGGAAGGCGTCGATGTCATACATGTGGACAACAGCGATCAAAGCGCTGATCTTTACATCGCCAATCACGTCAAGTCCGGAGATATCGTGCTGACAGGCGACTACGGGCTGGCTGCCCTGGTGCTTGCGAAAGGCTGCCATGTTCTTTCCTTCAGGGGTCAGACATACGATGAAACCAACATGGATATGATGCTGGAAGGAAGGCATGCCCGGGCGAAAGAGCGGAGAAGGGGCCATCACACCAAAGGACCTAAACCGTTTACCGCGGAGGACCGAAATTTTTTTCAACATAAACTGACAAAACTTTTGAATCTATTGCAGGAGAATGTTCAACTTTAG